The genomic segment CATCGCGGACGCGATCCTCGGCCGGGCTCATCCGGGCTACGCGCACGCCGCCCCGGTCATCCGCCTGAAGACCCGCTCGGCGCCGATCGCGCTGCACGGCACCCCCGTCGCCGACCGCCCCTGGCACGTCGTCGAAGAGAGTGAGCACCGGCTCGCGATGGAGCAGCGGCAGGGCGGCGACGTCACCGCCTGGCTCGCGGCCTGAGCCTGCCGACAATGTCGACAAAGGATCGACATTGTCGAAGGCGCGAGAACCGACTGAGCCGTCCCCAGAGGCGGCAAGTCGCTGGCCGAAAAGCAGGAATAAAAATTCCAGCGGTTGGCGCGACTGTTGCTGAGAAATTCTTACTTGCCCTGCCGGAGACCGCGATGGCCCCGTTCGACAATCCCTTCGATGCCAAACGCCGCTTCGCACGCGGCGGCTGCTCCTGCGGTTCGCATGCGTCCCAGGCCGCGCATGAGGCGGCCCTGCCAAGCGGGGACGCCGCAATCGAGCGGGTCGTCGAGGCGACGATGATGCGGGCCCTGTTTCCGCATCAGGCCGAGCGCCGCGCCTTCCTGCGCAGCGTCGGCCTCGCGACGGCGGCGGCGGCCGTCAGCCAGTTCCTGCCGACGAAATTCGTGGCCGAGGCCTTCGCCGAAGCGGGCAAGCCGGAGAAGACCGACCTCAAGATCGGCTTCATCCCGATCACCTGCGCCACGCCGATCATCATGGCCAAGCCCATGGGCTTCTATGAAAAGCAGGGCCTCAACGTCGATGTCGTGAAGACCGCCGGCTGGGCGGTCGTGCGCGACAAGACCCTGAACAAGGAATACGACGCCGCCCACATGCTGGCACCGATGCCGCTCGCCATCACGATGGGGCTCGGATCGAACCCTGTTCCGTTCGCCGTGCCAGCGATCGAGAACGTCAACGGGCAGGCAATCTGCCTCGCGAATAAGCACAAAGACAATCGCGACCCGAAGAATTGGAAAGGATTCAAGCTCGCGATTCCGTTCGATTACTCGAATCACAACTACTTGTTGCGCTACTACCTCGCCGAGCACGGGATCGACCCCGACACCGACGTGCAGCTCCGCTCGGTGCCGCCGCCCGAGATGGTCGCGAACCTGCGCGCCGACAACATCGACGGCTTCCTCGCGCCCGACAACGTCGTCCAGCGCGCGGTCTATGACGGCGTCGGCTTCATCCACATCCTGTCGAAGGAGATCTGGGACGGGCATCCCTGCTGCTCCTTCTCCGTGGCGCAGGACACGATCCGCGACATGCCGAACGCGACGGCCGCGATGCTGCGCGCCATCCTCCAGGCGACCGCCTACGCCTCGAAGGCGGAGAACCGCAAGGAGATCGCCGCCGCCATCGCGCCCGCGAACTACCTCAACCAGCCGCTCACCGTGGTGGAGCAGGTCCTCACCGGCACCTATGCCGACGGGCTCGGAAGCGTGAAGAAGGACCCCAAGAGGGTCGCCTTCGACCCCTTCCCCTACGAGAGCTTCGCGATCTGGACGCTGACCCAGATGAAGCGCTGGGGCCAGATCAAGGGTGATGTCGATTACGCGGCGGTCGCAAAACAGGTCTACCGCGCCACCGACGCCGCCAAGCTGATGCAGCAGGACGGACTGACCCCGCCGGGGGCCACCACCAAAACCTTCGTGGTGATGGGCAAGACCTTCGATCCGGCCAAGCCCGAGGAATACCTCGACTCCTTCAAGATCAAGCGCGCGAGCTAACGCCATGCAACGCACGCTCTCGCTGCGCGCCAGCGTCCTCTCCCTCGCGCTTCTCGCGCTGATCCTGCTCGGCTGGCAGATCGCGGTCAGCGGCACCGCCCGCACCGAGGCCATGGACCCGGAATACGCCGCCCTGATGGGGCAGGCGGCCACCACGGGCAAGTCGGCCATGCCCGGCCCGCTGGATGTTGGGGCGACGATCTGGAAACACCTGAAGGACCCGTTCTACGACCGCGGGCCCAACGACAAAGGCATCGGGATCCAGCTCGCCTACTCGATCGGCCGCGTGGCGCTCGGCTACGGCCTCGCGGTGCTGGTGGCGATCCCGGTCGGCTTCCTCATCGGCATGTCGCCGCTGATGAGCCGGGCGCTCGACCCGTACATCCAGATCCTGAAACCCGTCTCACCTCTCGCCTGGATGCCGCTCGCCCTCTACACAATCAAGGATTCGAGCCTGTCTGCGATCTTCGTGATCTTCATCTGCTCGATCTGGCCGATGCTGATCAACACGGTCTTCGGCGTCGCGGGCACGCGCAAGGAATGGCTCAACGTCGCCAGAACCCTGGAGGTGAGCCCGGTCCGGCGCGCCTTCACGGTGATCCTGCCGGCAGCGGCCCCGACGATCCTCACCGGCATGCGCATCTCGATCGGCATCGCCTGGCTCGTCATCGTGGCAGCCGAGATGCTCGTGGGGGGCACCGGCATCGGCTACTTCGTCTGGAACGAGTGGAATAACCTCTCGATCACCAATGTGATCACCTCGATCCTGGTGATCGGCCTCGTCGGCATGGTCCTCGACCAACTCCTGGCGCGCGCACAAGCCCTCGTCACCTTCCCGGAGTGAAGCGATCTATGAGCACGCTCCTTCCGTTCGCGCGGCGCGCCCGCCGCTCCGCTTCCCAAACGGCTGATGCCGGGACCAGCCGCATGTCGACGTCTGAAAAATTCATCTCCATCGAGGGGATCGCCCGGCGCTACCCAGCGCCGGGCGGCAAGGCCACGACGATCTTCGAGAACCTGTGGCTGCCGATGCGCCGCGGCGAGTTCGTGTGCATGATCGGCCATTCCGGCTGCGGCAAGACCACGGTGCTCAACATCCTCGCTGGGCTCGATGCGCCGAGCGAGGGCGTCGTCATCGTCGATGGGCAGGGCATCACCGGCACGAGCCTCGATCGCGCCGTGATCTTCCAGGGCCACGCCCTGCTGCCCTGGCGCAGCGTGCTCGGCAACGTCGCCTACGCGGTGTCCTCGCGCTGGCGGAAGGCGAAGCGCGCCGAGATCGAGGCGCGCGCCCGCAAGGCGATCGCTACGGTGGGACTGGCCGGCTCCGAGCACAAGCGTCCGTCGGAATTGTCGGGCGGCATGAAGCAGCGCGTCGGCATCGCCCGGGCGTTAGCGATCGAACCGAAGATCCTGCTGATGGACGAGCCGTTCTCGGCGCTCGACGCGCTCACCCGCGGCACGCTGCAGGATGAGGTGCGCCGGATCTGCGTCGAGACCGGGCAGACGGTCTTCATGATCACCCACGACGTCGACGAGGCGATCTATCTCGCCGACCGGATCGTGTTGATGACGAACGGGCCGGAGGCGAAGGTCGCCGAGATCGTCGAGAACCCGCTGCCCAAGAACCGCGACCGCACCCAGCTTCACCACGCGCCGGGCTACTACGCCTTGCGCAACCACCTGATCGACTTCCTCGTGACCCGCTCCCGAACCCTGCGGGACGCCATGCCCGCGGGCTACGACCCCCGCCATCCGCCGGTGGTGCGCCCCTCGCTCAGCGAGGCGGACGCCGCCGCAATCGCCGCCGAGCCGCCGGCCCGGCGAGCCTGATCCCGGCGCCGACCCCTCGCGGGTCGGCTCCCCGGCATCCGCGAGCCCGCTTCCCGGAGCGAGCCGCTCCACCGGGTCGTCTGGATGCGGCGCCTGCGCGCCAGGTCCTGGCGGCACAATCGACGGCCGGTTCCGGCGCTGGATCGCGAAGGAGTTGTTCGAGGCTCTGATGCGGGTTCTGGCCCGCCGCCTGCGACGGCGCTGCGGATGTCGGTCCGATCCACGGTCGGCGCTCAGGTCCGCTGTTGAAGCGTGAGGCGAACTAGACGTGAAACCGTGGCTCGGAAGCGCTGAGGCACACGGCGAGATGCTGTGGTCATTCGCTTGGACCGAAATTCACATGGGGATCGGAGCGCAGTGAGACGGCTCGCTATAATTATATTAGAAACACCTAAACAAGGTGGATCTAACGTTATGGACTGCGAGCCCGTGGATGCCGTTACGCCGACTGATCTGCTGCGCCTCCAGGACAAGGCAGCTGACGCCGCACGCCTGTTGCGGCTCCTCGCCAACGAGAAGCGCCTGCTCATCCTGTGCCTGCTGCTCGCCCGCGGTGAGATGGACGTGACGAGCCTCAGCGAGGCGGTCGATCTCAGCCAATCGGCCCTGTCGCAGCACCTCGCCAAGTTGCGTGAGGACGGGCTGGTCGCGTTTCGGCGCGAGAGCCAGACCCTGTACTACCGACTGGAGGACCCCAGGGTCGCCCGGCTGCTCGCGACCTTGAAGGATATCTTCTGCCCGGAGATCGGCTGAGCGGGCCGGGCACCGCACCCCTCCGCTCGCAGCGCCGCCAATGACGCATACGGGCTCATGGCGCACCCGCGGGTCGCCGGAGCCTTACGGGTTGGGCGCGAATGGTATTAGGCCGCCGCTGTCTCGGGCTCTGCTTCGGCCGGCCCTGGAGCCAGCACCCGCATGGCGTTGAGGATGACCGCGACGTCGATGGCTTCCTGCAGCAGCGCGCCCTGAAGCGGCGTCAGGTAGCCGAAGGCTGCGGCGACCATTCCGGCGAGCGACAATCCGAGGCCGACCCACACGCTCTGAAGGGCGATGAACTTGGCTCGACGGGCAATGCGGATCGCGCCCGGAAGCGGGGCGAGGCTATCGACGAGCAGGACCACGTCGGCGGCCTCGGCCGCTGCGGCCGCGCCTCGCACGCCGAGCGCCACACCGAGATCCGCCGCGGCCAGCGCGGGGGCGTCGTTCACGCCATCCCCGACCATCATCACGGGACCTCGCGCCCGCTCGGCCGCCACCACCGCGGTCTTGTCCGCTGGATCGAGGTCGGCGGCGATGGCATCGATGGGCGCTCCCGCGACGAGTGCCTCCGCGATCACGCGCCGGTCGCCCGTCGCGAGAACGATGCGCCGGATGCCGCAGGCCCGCAGGGCCGTGAGCGTGGCGGCGCCGTCCGCCCGCAGCGGGTCCGTCAGGTGCAGCCTGCCCGCCGGGCGACCATCGACGGCCACGAGCACGGTCGCCGTCGCACCGCTCGTCGCGACCGGCTGCTCCTCGGCCGGGAAGGTCAGCCCCATCCTGCGCATCAGGCGCGGCCCCCCGACCGTGACCGATGCGCCCTCGACCGAGCCCGTCACCCCTTCCCCCGGTACCTCCTCCGCTCGTTCCGGCTGCGCGAGGTCGAGCCGCCGATTCAGAGCCTCGTCGACAAGAGCCCGCGCCGTCGGGTGGGCGGAGACTTGATCGAGGGAGGCGGCGAGCCGAAGCACCTCTGCCTCGCCGAACGGCGGGAAGGCCTCGGTGGTCGAGAGATGGGCCGTGCCCTGGGTCAGCGTACCGGTCTTGTCGATCACGAGGACGCTGACCTCGGCCAGCGTCTCCAGGGCGCCCCCGCCCTTGATCAGCACCCCGCTCCCGGCCGCCCGCGACAGGCCGGAGACGAGGGCGACCGGAACCGCGAGGATGAGCGGACACGGCGTCGCGACCACGAGGACGGCGAGGGCGCGCAGCGGATCTTGCGTGACGGCCCAGGCGCCGCCGGCGAGGGCGAGGGTGACGGCGAGGAAGGCGAGGCCGTAGCGATCGGCCAAGCGCACCATCGGCGCCTTCTGTTCGCGCGCGGCCCCGACCAGGCGAACGATACCCGCATAGGTGCTCTCAGCTGCCCGGCGCTCGGCCACCAGCGAGAAGGGTGTCCCGACATTGACGGAGCCGCTCAGCACCGCGCCTCCCGCTTCGTGGACGACGGGCAGCGCCTCGCCGGTGAGACTTGCTTGGTCAAGCACGGCGCGACTCGCCACGACGCGCCCATCGACGGGGACGACGTCGCCGACCCGGACCAGCACGCGATCGCCCGGGACGACCGCGTCGATGGGCACCTCGTGCACGCCTTCGCTGTCCTCGCGATGCGCGGTGCGCGGCTGCCGTGACAGCAGCGCGGTCATCTCCCGGGCCGCGCGTCCCGCCGCGAAGGCTTCGAGCGCCTGACCGCCCGCGTACATCAGGGCGATGACGACGCCGGCAAGCGGCTGCGCGAGTGCGATGGCGCCGCTCATCGAGAGGAGCGCGACGAGGTCGAGGCCGACATCGCCCTTCAGGAGGCTCGTGACGACCTCACGGACAAGACTGGCGAGCACGACCAGGGTCGGGACGGTCCAGGCCCAAAAGGCAAAGTCCGGAGCGCCGAGCGCTTGTGCGGCCAACCCGGCGCAGAGCCCCGCGAGCGGAAGCGCCGCCTGCCACCGGTGCAGCGCTTGCCGCCACCAGCCGCCATCCGCAGCCGGCTCGCCTCTCGCGGTCATAGATCCTGAGCGGGTCGTGTCGAAGGGCGCTGGAACAGGCATGCCACGCGATCAAACGCGACCAGCTCGTCCGAGGCAAGATGGGGTCATGCCCCCCGCTCCGGAGAGCGCCAGCGTTGCGGCGTTGGCCTCGGGCTTCCGCTCGATGTCCGACGTCGCATCGAGCTCGCGCAGCAGGCTGCCGCTGGCCTGCGGGTGCTCAGCATGCCAGCGGATGCTCGCATCGAACTCGGCAGCGATGCGCTGGTTGTCGCGCATCTGTGTGAAGCGAAACCCGCTCCGCCGTCTCACGGATCGTCGGGCGTCTCCTTCTTCACGGTAAATTAGATATTGCTAATTAAGTGTCATCTAATTATGGCTCGGTTGGACGCGGGGGCATCCGGCCCAAACGACGCCGCAGCCTGCTTACGGAGCCCATAGCGCCCGCAGGTTTGTCCCTGTGGGTTTGGGAGAGATCACCATGGACGGCTTCAAGCCACTCAGCGCCACCCTCGGCGGCGTCATGATCGGCGCCGCCGCTGCCCTGTTCCTGCTTCTGAACGGACGGATCGCCGGCATCAGCGGCATCCTCGGCGGTCTGCTCGCCCATCCGTCTCGCGAAACGGGATGGCGGGCCGCCTTCCTGGCCGGTCTGGTCCTGGCACCGCTGGTCTATGCCGGACTGGGAGGAAGCTTGCCGCCGGTGACGGTTGATGCCTCGTTCCCGCTCCTGGCGGTCGCGGGCCTGCTGGTCGGGTTCGGCGCGCGCCTCGGGGCCGGCTGCACCAGCGGCCACGGCGTCTGCGGCATCGGTCGCGGCTCGCCCCGCTCCCTCGCCGCCACTGGCACCTTCATGGCCATCGCCATCCTCACCGTCTTCGTCACGCGTCATCTGCTCGGAGCCTGAGCCATGGCCAGAGCCGTTTCCGCATTTGCCGTCGGCCTGCTGTTCGGGCTCGGCCTGCTCGTCTCCGGCATGGCCAATCCGGCCAAGATCCTCGCCTTCCTCGACGTGACGGGCCGCTGGGACCCGAGCCTCGCCTTCGTCATGGCGGGCGCCGTCGCGGTCTCGGCCGCCGGCACCCTCGTCGCGCGGCGGCGCGGCCGGCCGCTGCTCGCGCCCCGGCTCGAGATCCCGACCCGGCGCGACCTCGACCCGCGCCTGCTCGCCGGTGCCGCGGTCTTCGGCATCGGCTGGGGCCTGATCGGCCTGTGCCCCGGACCGGCGCTGACCCTCCTGACGGTCGCGCCCGCGCAAGCCGCGACCTTCGTGGCCGCCATTGTCGTTGGGATGCTGCTGTTTCGCCTCGTGCCCTCGGCGGCCTCGAAGCCGACGGCCATTCAAGGGGGCTGACGCGTGATGTCCGGCTTGCTCACATCCGGTCTCGCCACCGGCCCGGGCGGGGTCGTTGGGGCGATCCTCGGCCTCGTTGGCGGGGGGCAGCTCGATCCTCGCGATCCTCGCCTGATCTACGTGGTCGGGGTGAACTCGCCGCACGTCGCCATCGGCACCAGCGACCTAGCGGCCTCGGTCAGCGCGGCGGGCAATCTCGTTTCGCAATAGCGGGCCGGGAACGTGAAGTGGCGATGCGCGGCCGCGTTCTTGCTTGCAAGTGTCCGCTACGGAGGATGGAGCGGACTGATACCTCAGGCGGAAAAGGTGTGCTTCTATTCATCCGGGCCCCATCCTCTCAAAAGTTGGAGCCGCCAGGGAATCCGGAGCGGTTCAGTCCCGTTTGATCAAGCCGGAGTGCTCGTACTCTGCGAGAAGAGGCTGAAGCTGCCCTGATCGGGTGACGGTGGCGACGAGAGGGATGACCATGTTCCGCCTTCTCC from the Methylorubrum extorquens genome contains:
- a CDS encoding Heavy metal-(Cd/Co/Hg/Pb/Zn)-translocating P-type ATPase:Heavy metal translocating P-type ATPase (Evidence 2b : Function from indirect experimental evidences (e.g. phenotypes); Product type t : transporter), with protein sequence MTARGEPAADGGWWRQALHRWQAALPLAGLCAGLAAQALGAPDFAFWAWTVPTLVVLASLVREVVTSLLKGDVGLDLVALLSMSGAIALAQPLAGVVIALMYAGGQALEAFAAGRAAREMTALLSRQPRTAHREDSEGVHEVPIDAVVPGDRVLVRVGDVVPVDGRVVASRAVLDQASLTGEALPVVHEAGGAVLSGSVNVGTPFSLVAERRAAESTYAGIVRLVGAAREQKAPMVRLADRYGLAFLAVTLALAGGAWAVTQDPLRALAVLVVATPCPLILAVPVALVSGLSRAAGSGVLIKGGGALETLAEVSVLVIDKTGTLTQGTAHLSTTEAFPPFGEAEVLRLAASLDQVSAHPTARALVDEALNRRLDLAQPERAEEVPGEGVTGSVEGASVTVGGPRLMRRMGLTFPAEEQPVATSGATATVLVAVDGRPAGRLHLTDPLRADGAATLTALRACGIRRIVLATGDRRVIAEALVAGAPIDAIAADLDPADKTAVVAAERARGPVMMVGDGVNDAPALAAADLGVALGVRGAAAAAEAADVVLLVDSLAPLPGAIRIARRAKFIALQSVWVGLGLSLAGMVAAAFGYLTPLQGALLQEAIDVAVILNAMRVLAPGPAEAEPETAAA
- a CDS encoding conserved protein of unknown function; putative membrane protein precursor (Evidence 4 : Unknown function but conserved in other organisms; Product type m : membrane component), with amino-acid sequence MDGFKPLSATLGGVMIGAAAALFLLLNGRIAGISGILGGLLAHPSRETGWRAAFLAGLVLAPLVYAGLGGSLPPVTVDASFPLLAVAGLLVGFGARLGAGCTSGHGVCGIGRGSPRSLAATGTFMAIAILTVFVTRHLLGA
- a CDS encoding putative exporter, TauE/SafE family (fragment) (Evidence 3 : Putative function from multiple computational evidences), yielding MSGLLTSGLATGPGGVVGAILGLVGGGQLDPRDPRLIYVVGVNSPHVAIGTSDLAASVSAAGNLVSQ
- a CDS encoding protein of unknown function (Evidence 5 : Unknown function), translating into MRDNQRIAAEFDASIRWHAEHPQASGSLLRELDATSDIERKPEANAATLALSGAGGMTPSCLGRAGRV
- the nrtB gene encoding nitrate transport system permease protein (Evidence 2b : Function from indirect experimental evidences (e.g. phenotypes); Product type t : transporter), coding for MQRTLSLRASVLSLALLALILLGWQIAVSGTARTEAMDPEYAALMGQAATTGKSAMPGPLDVGATIWKHLKDPFYDRGPNDKGIGIQLAYSIGRVALGYGLAVLVAIPVGFLIGMSPLMSRALDPYIQILKPVSPLAWMPLALYTIKDSSLSAIFVIFICSIWPMLINTVFGVAGTRKEWLNVARTLEVSPVRRAFTVILPAAAPTILTGMRISIGIAWLVIVAAEMLVGGTGIGYFVWNEWNNLSITNVITSILVIGLVGMVLDQLLARAQALVTFPE
- the nrtA gene encoding nitrate ABC transporter component precursor (substrate-binding protein) (tat pathway signal) (Evidence 2b : Function from indirect experimental evidences (e.g. phenotypes); Product type t : transporter), encoding MAPFDNPFDAKRRFARGGCSCGSHASQAAHEAALPSGDAAIERVVEATMMRALFPHQAERRAFLRSVGLATAAAAVSQFLPTKFVAEAFAEAGKPEKTDLKIGFIPITCATPIIMAKPMGFYEKQGLNVDVVKTAGWAVVRDKTLNKEYDAAHMLAPMPLAITMGLGSNPVPFAVPAIENVNGQAICLANKHKDNRDPKNWKGFKLAIPFDYSNHNYLLRYYLAEHGIDPDTDVQLRSVPPPEMVANLRADNIDGFLAPDNVVQRAVYDGVGFIHILSKEIWDGHPCCSFSVAQDTIRDMPNATAAMLRAILQATAYASKAENRKEIAAAIAPANYLNQPLTVVEQVLTGTYADGLGSVKKDPKRVAFDPFPYESFAIWTLTQMKRWGQIKGDVDYAAVAKQVYRATDAAKLMQQDGLTPPGATTKTFVVMGKTFDPAKPEEYLDSFKIKRAS
- a CDS encoding protein of unknown function (Evidence 5 : Unknown function) codes for the protein MRHEPVCVIGGAASGGVRCPARSADLRAEDILQGREQPGDPGVLQSVVQGLALAPKRDQPVLTQLGEVLRQGRLAEIDRLAEARHVHLTAGEQQAQDEQALLVGEEPQQACGVSCLVLEAQQISRRNGIHGLAVHNVRSTLFRCF
- a CDS encoding transcriptional regulator, ArsR family (Evidence 2b : Function from indirect experimental evidences (e.g. phenotypes); PubMedId : 12151239, 12426355, 1840615; Product type r : regulator), which codes for MDCEPVDAVTPTDLLRLQDKAADAARLLRLLANEKRLLILCLLLARGEMDVTSLSEAVDLSQSALSQHLAKLREDGLVAFRRESQTLYYRLEDPRVARLLATLKDIFCPEIG
- a CDS encoding conserved hypothethical protein (DUF395) (Evidence 4 : Unknown function but conserved in other organisms); amino-acid sequence: MARAVSAFAVGLLFGLGLLVSGMANPAKILAFLDVTGRWDPSLAFVMAGAVAVSAAGTLVARRRGRPLLAPRLEIPTRRDLDPRLLAGAAVFGIGWGLIGLCPGPALTLLTVAPAQAATFVAAIVVGMLLFRLVPSAASKPTAIQGG
- the nrtC gene encoding nitrate transport system ATP-binding protein (Evidence 2b : Function from indirect experimental evidences (e.g. phenotypes); Product type t : transporter) — protein: MSTLLPFARRARRSASQTADAGTSRMSTSEKFISIEGIARRYPAPGGKATTIFENLWLPMRRGEFVCMIGHSGCGKTTVLNILAGLDAPSEGVVIVDGQGITGTSLDRAVIFQGHALLPWRSVLGNVAYAVSSRWRKAKRAEIEARARKAIATVGLAGSEHKRPSELSGGMKQRVGIARALAIEPKILLMDEPFSALDALTRGTLQDEVRRICVETGQTVFMITHDVDEAIYLADRIVLMTNGPEAKVAEIVENPLPKNRDRTQLHHAPGYYALRNHLIDFLVTRSRTLRDAMPAGYDPRHPPVVRPSLSEADAAAIAAEPPARRA
- a CDS encoding protein of unknown function (Evidence 5 : Unknown function); amino-acid sequence: MKWRCAAAFLLASVRYGGWSGLIPQAEKVCFYSSGPHPLKSWSRQGIRSGSVPFDQAGVLVLCEKRLKLP